The genomic segment CCATTCTCACGTATAAAGTTTTCCAGCGTGCCTTTATCCACAAGCGATGTCAACTCTTCAAGCGACGTCCACTCTTCCACCGTTGATAAATCCATATCAAACAGGTAAGCGAGTAGTTCTGGGGAACTATATTGGGCATCTACTTTATCTGCCTCCGGAGAAAAACTAAAATATTTTTTCCATGGAACAGACCCTATCTCAGGATCATCTACCTCAAACTGGTAACGGTCGATGATCTCTGAGAACTGCTTGTAAGATATAATACCCTTTTTTTGGTGAAGCCTGCTTTGCTCTTTTTGTACCCATCTATTTTCCCCACCTATCTCTTCAAGCAGCATCTCCTGCAATCTTCCAGGATCTTGGATATTGTAGTCCTGGGCAATGGATTCAAAGAGTTCTTGTGCTACGGAAATATATGCTGTTTTTTGAGCACTGTTCTCTAACCCGAGCCAGTTGATGTTCACCCCTTTGTATAAGGGTTCACACCGAAGTTGCAGAGAAAACCTACCTTCTGGCGTCTGCAAGGGTAATGCCGTACTGTATAATACAGAAAAAAGGGTTTTTTTATTTTTAAACCCTTGAAATATGTTTGTTATATTTTTATAGTATATATCTGCCTGTATCAGTGCTTTTGTATCGCTGGCATCCTGTTTGACCTCCTCAAAATAACTCAGAAGTACGGTGGTCAGTGCGATGATAACGGCCAAGACCGACAAAGTGATCAGAAGGGCAAATCCTTGTCTATGCTTGACATCATGTTGGGCAGGCTGGGTTTTATCCATCTAAAAGCTCGATTAAAGTAAAATTTGTACAATTGGATCAAAATATTATACCAAAGCAAACTAAAGGACATCTATGAAAAAAAACATGCAACTTAGAGCCGGTTTCTCCCTTATAGAACTACTCATCGTGATCGTTATTCTTGGAGGGCTTGTTGCGGTTGTGGCTCCAGGACTTATGGATGCTGCGGATGAGGCAAAAAGAGATACAGTCTGTTTAAAAATGAACGATCTGGGCAAAAGACTCGACATGTTTAAACTGGATAACGGTACCTACCCTGAAACAGAAGAGGGGTTTGAAGCGCTTTTAAGCAATCCCGATCCGGATAAATATCCGAACTACCGTGCAAAACCTTACCTCAAAGAGTTGCCTAAAGACTCGTGGAAAACACCTTTTATCTATATCAATAAGGGAGACGAGTTCGAGCTCATCTCCTTTGCTGCCGATAGAAAAGAGGGCGGAGAAGAGAGCAATAGAGATATCCTCTTTAGTGAATGTAACAAGTAAGCTCTTTTTATGCCCACTATCCAGAGATATAACGCAAGCAAAGGATTCTCTCTTTTAGAGCTTCTTATCGTTATTCTCATTGTCTCCATGGTCTACTTTCTTGGTTTTGAGGGAGTAGAGATAGGGAAACAAAGGCCAAAGGCGCTCACCCCCCTTAACCTTAAATCCAATATCATCTCATCTGAACTCTTCAGCGGGGAAGGGACTCTTCTCTGTATCAATCAGTGCCGTTCCTGTTACTTCAGATCGGATGTTTCCTCTCCGTTTGAGGCGTATACAAGTCCTATAGACCTCAGCAATATCCAAGCCTATACCATTGACAGTTATGACGCACTGACCCGTATCGAATATGGACGATATCTAGATCAAAAAATTTGTCTGATCATGGATTTTTTCAAGAATGGTAGCTCTACCCAGATCATTTTGAAAAATGATGAGGGGAGTTATTTCCTTCCTGCTTTTTTTGGAGAGCCCCAACGCTTTTCTTCTCCCGAAGAGGCAAAAGAGTATTGGTTGAGAAACACTGCTTTAGCTTCCGACAGTGGAGCGTTCTATTGAAACAGTTACGCCCGGCTTTTACCATTATTGAGATCCTTATCTCTGTGATCATTCTTTCACTTGCTATTGTGCCTGTGCTCAAAGTACATACAGACAATCAAGAACAGATCATTTACATTTCGGAGAGGAACAAACGTGCTTTACAGGATTCTCTTTACTTAGACACTGCTATTTTTCAGCAACATAAAGAGACTAAAAGCGCTTATGATATATTGGCAGGATCATTCAAGATAAACGAGCTGAAAAGCCGTGAGATCTTAAAGAAGAACCATAGAGACATATACATCCCTGAAGAGATCCGTATCACCCCTCTTCC from the Sulfurovum xiamenensis genome contains:
- the gspG gene encoding type II secretion system major pseudopilin GspG, which codes for MKKNMQLRAGFSLIELLIVIVILGGLVAVVAPGLMDAADEAKRDTVCLKMNDLGKRLDMFKLDNGTYPETEEGFEALLSNPDPDKYPNYRAKPYLKELPKDSWKTPFIYINKGDEFELISFAADRKEGGEESNRDILFSECNK
- a CDS encoding prepilin-type N-terminal cleavage/methylation domain-containing protein, translating into MPTIQRYNASKGFSLLELLIVILIVSMVYFLGFEGVEIGKQRPKALTPLNLKSNIISSELFSGEGTLLCINQCRSCYFRSDVSSPFEAYTSPIDLSNIQAYTIDSYDALTRIEYGRYLDQKICLIMDFFKNGSSTQIILKNDEGSYFLPAFFGEPQRFSSPEEAKEYWLRNTALASDSGAFY